From the Deltaproteobacteria bacterium genome, the window GCGCTGTCGGTGTAAAGTTCACTTCATCGGGAAGGCTCAACGAAATCGAGTGTGAGTTCTCGGCTTCGTCGTACACCGCGAGGTTCACGTTTGCTGCCGTACCGCTTGTGACTCTATCCTTCCACAACCAGACCTCTGTCCGACCGCCAAGCGTACTCTCCGAGAAATAGCGAACGATGAGGCTTAGCGGTGAATCGCCGAAGCGATTGGCTGGTGGATAGCCGAACCGATCGAAGGTTTGCACGACGTCGCCACTAAAGCCGTCGATCCGTTCGCGGTTGCCATATACTCCAGCGGGAGCGCAGTTTGCTGATGCGCCTTGCTCTTCGATACAACGATTCAGGTAGAAACCAATCTGAGCGTCTTCGTCCGCAGCAACTGCTGGATGTCCCAGCCCACCGCTGAGTGCGTTGTAGGTCGAGCCATTGGGGAAGACCTCAGCTTCGATGCTGACTGCATTGAAGCCCGTGGCTGATCCTGCTGGCAGATCGACCAGATAGGCATGACCAACGAGAATGTTCCAATCACGGAACGGGTAACCAGCCTGACCAGGGAAAATCGCCGTGGCTTGAGAGACCACGTCTGCAGTAATGTACCCAGCCAGGATATTGCCTGAACGTAACTGTTCAGCAATCCCAGTTGGTGCTTGGAAAACTCCGCAGGGCTTTGCCTGGTTCGTTGGATTCACCAATAAATCAAGCAAACTGCACGAGAACACATCATGGGGCGTCAACGTGATATTGAAATCAAACACGTGCTGTGAGCGAACATTCCAGAGCGTGATATGAACTATCACATTGCTTCCTGGATTGGCAGTGTTGGTAATGGCAATCAGCGTGTCTTGATGATTGAGGCCACTTTGTGTTGGGTTGACCTTAAAAAATGGAAAGAGCAATGTCGCTGCCGGAACGTCGTCCGGGATTCCGATCACGGCCTGAGCTTTTCCGCCAAATGCCAAGAGAAACGCTGTCGTGAACAACGCCCCCCACATACGTAGTCTTTTTCGCATGCAAATCTCCCTTGCTGAAAATTTGCTTTTAGTTATCGGATGAGCAGGGGGATTCTTAAACGCAAATTGTGAAAAAACAGGCTGTTATGCTCTTTTGTCGCGAATCAGGGGTATACCTGAATGCCGGCCCGAGGAGATCCGGAGGTGAGAGGTGCTGTCGGGGAAATCTGTGGGGGAAAAGGGGGATACCTTGCACCGGTTAGGCAGCGCAGCGGTCGCAGAGTCCCTTCATCTGGATAACGACATTCTTCGCAGCAAGTGCACGAGGAATTCCTCGTGTCGGGGAAATACGAACATTGACATCAGGCAAGCACGCGACTTCTCCGCAATCGGTGCACATAAAGTGAGGATGCTCGCTTTGATGACCGCGTTGTCCTTCGGGCCGCAGCTCGAACCGCCAAACATGATCGCCAACGTCGGTGCGTAATAACAGCCCGACTTCGGTGAGGTCGATTAAGTTGCGGTAGATCGTCGCGCGATCAAATCCCTTCTCTTCAAGGGCTTCAAAAATCTCCGCGTGGCTCATGGGGGTCGTCGTCTCTTGGAGGTACTGAAACACCGCAACCCGAGGGGCTGTACTCCGCAGGCCAGAGTTGCGAATGGTGGATCGAAGCTGACTCATTAAAGAAATAGGTTGCCGCTGTTTCATAGCGATTCCTACCCTAGCGCGTTGTGATGAGAATCGCAACCTTGGATGAGGGAAGTGATCAGCGGTCAGCAAGAACAGTCCGCAGTCGTCAGTTAGCAGTATTCAGCAAAAACTGTATTGGGAAAATGGAGAACTGACAACTGAATACCTGCGTGGGCCTTGCTGACTGACTGCTGATAGCTGATAGCCTCTTGCACGATTAAGGCAGCTGTTCCCTGCGCGGCAGAGAGAGCCGGGCGTAATGCACAAACCATGCGATGGCAAGGAGCAGGCACAGGTTTGCCGTAGCCATCTGTCCAGGAGGAAAATCATAATGATTGGCCAGGACAAATGACACGAGCCCTGCAGCAAAAGACACAAGCGGGGCGAGGAAGAACATCGTGCGAATCTCACGGCCGAGGTTTTTTGCAATCAACGCAGGCAGGACTAAGCAGGCAAAGGCATAGACTACCCCTGAAACATGGATCGAGAATCCAATCGCAACGCCAAGCCAAATCGACAGCAACGCATCCCACCGCCCAACAGGGACGCCGACGGCTCGTGCCATTTCGGGATCAAGGACCACAAGTAAGGCAGGTTGATACCACCAGGCTAACGCTCCTGCAGTGAGTAATATCAGTGCTGAAAAAAGCCATACATCCATCGCGGTTGCGCCGACAATGGTGCTCGAAAGAATATGGTTGACCTCTTCCAACCCATGAGGACTGTGGGCCAGGAGTAACACTGAGCAACTGACAGAAAGGAGGAACACCCACCCGGTAACGGCTTCGTGGCTTTCACGACCCGCAGCTTTGCTTCCGCGCGCCGTGAAGAGGGCGGCAAGAATCGCGAGTAGTCCACCCATAATGCCGTGAAAAATGTGCGAGCGGACCCAACTGTTTTCATCGTGAGTTAGCAGGCTGCCGATGACCATGCCGATCGCGATACCCATTGTCGCTGCTTGTGACACCGCTGCTCCGATAAAAATCTGATCGCGGGCAACAACCAGTACCCCGATCAACGAGAGCAAAATGCCAATGAGCCACCCTGAAAGATAGGCATTATGAAACAGCGGCCAGGACGCAAGAAAGTTGGCGATCATGACACTGCTCCGTTGGTGATCGCGGGCACGACATGACCCGACGAATCCGTTGCCAAGAGAAGTTCTCCTCCGTAAATCCGCGCGAGATTTCCCGGCGTTAGAACTGTCTCACGTGCACCGGCAAGCATCTGTCCTGAATAGAGCAAGCCGACATGGGTGGCGTAGCGTGTGGCCAGCTCAATGTTGTGAGTCACAAAGAGAATCGTCTGTTGCTCTGAATGATTGAGCGCGGCGAGCAACCGGAGCAGTGCATCTTCGGTCGGCAGGTCAAGATTATTGGTCGGCTCATCAAGGACTAACAGGGCCGGGCGGCGAATCAGGGCACGGGCTACCAGTGCCCGCTGGTGTTGTCCACCAGAGAGTGCCCAATAGCTCTTGTCGTCCAATCCTAGCAGCCCCATTTTTTCCAGTGCCCAAGTCAGTCGCTGCTTGCGGTCCGTTCTGTCGACGCGGAGTCCGACTAATCCTAGCTCGACGAACTCACGTACCGTGATGGGTAGGGTGTGATTGAGGTCACACCGTTGCGGAACAAACCCCGTCCGTTCGCGGCTGGCAAGTGTTGGGTGAAGCTGCAAGGAGCCAGAGAGTGGCGGAAGTAATCCGAGAACGGCACGCAGGAGGGTGCTCTTACCACCACCATTCTGGCCAAGGAAGAACCAGAACTCGCCCGCTTGGATCTGGAAGTTGAGGTCGCGCAGGACGACATGCTCACCGTAACCGAGGGCGAGTGAGGTCGTTTTCAGAATGATGTCGCCGCTTACTGCCACGGCTTCCTCACGACACACCACACAGGTGCGACAAAGGTGAAGGTTGAGCGTATGGCTGACAACCAGTAACGCGGCACCAGTGGTAACCAAAGCAATTTCATACGGGCTATCTGCCAGGGAAAAACGTCCGAGCAGCACCATAGCAGCAGCGGCTCCGAGCGTAAGCAGCACCCGTTGATGGCGATGAACCCTGAATCCCCACGACAGACTGGCGACAGCAACCGCAAGTGTGGTGAGAACAAACACCGCCTCTGTCTGTTCCCCCGCCAGAAATCCAAGGCCAGCAAGCGGGAGCAACGTGATGAGGAGCGGCGCGAGAAGGCAATGCACGGCGCAAAGCAGCGAGAGGAAGATCCCCACTGGGTCGAGCCAAGCAACGGGACCATCCGAGGAAGGGAAAGAGGGGAAGTGGGAAAGAGGGGGAGGAAACGGAGAAGCGGAGACAGGGAGAATCGGGGAGTTCCTCTCCTTTCCTATCTCCGGCTCTCCGTTTCTCTGGCTCCCCGGTTCAGCGTGCGTTTCCCTCCTCACTGTCATTTTACTTCACACTTCCCAACGCGGCTGCGAGCTGCCGGACATTATAATCCGCCATATTGAGGTATTCGTCTGTCCCAGGTCGTGCCCCAGCTTGATGCGCCATCGGGACCACCTTTGCTCCAGTATTTTGCGAGACGAAATCAGCGTAGCGGATGTCATAATACGCCGTCGCCAAGACTGCTCTGACATTATTGGCTTTCATTACGTCCACGATCTCGCCTAAGTGCGCGGTTGTGGGCGGAATCCCTGGCTTCGGTTCCAACGTCCCGACCAGACTCAGTCCATAACGTTCTGCAAAATAGGGCCACATATTGTGATCGGCAACGAGTTTTGCCCCGTGGTGTGGTTGCAGCAGCGCAAACCAACCGCCGAGCAAGCCTTGCTCATTGTGACTCTTGAGGAAGTCATCAAGCTTGCCATGCTCAAAGAGGGCGGCGAGTTTCTCGATATCGTATTTCTTGGCGAGGGATTCCCCAACCAAAGCGTTACCCAGCCGTTGGCGGAACGAGGTGTAACGATCGGTAAAATACTGCTGACTGGCTGGTTGTATTTCGCTGAAACGCTCACGAATCAACCCTGCGACCCGTAGCCCATTGAGTGGATCAAGCAAATAGTGCGGATTGCCAAAGGGATGGACATCGCCCATCGACCGATCGACGGCAACGGTAGGGACTTCTCGCGGGGTAATGGCTGTTGAGGCGTTGATGTGACCACGCGCGCCAGCAAGGACGTTGCCGTTACGCGACTCGCGCAGTAACACCGGTGCCCAGCCGATTTCGAGATCCATGCCGATCTGGATGTACGCGTCACACTCACTGAGAGACTTAATGAAACTAGGCTTGGCTTCTAAAAAATGTGGATCTTCAGTGCCCTTGGCAAACGTGACTACCGTCACTCGCTCGCCACCAATCTCGCGCGCCAAACTCCCCAGCTCAGGGACGGTCGCGCAGACTTTGAGGGACTGCGCTAGGGCAGACGATCCGAGTAAGAGTACCACCAAAAAGATCCCAATCATCCTTAGTGTTCGATTTAACATATAGTGAGCCTCGCGTAAGACGTGTTGCGTGTTACGTATTGCGTGTTGCGTGAAGAAGGGGCTAGAACTGTTTTTCCTCTCCCAACAAGTCTCAAGCCTCTAGCCCCTAGTCCCAATTAGTACTCGTGCGGTGGATGCTGCCCATACAACCACTGGAAGCCCAGCCAAATGGAATGGGCATTGTTACTGCCAGCTAAATGTCTGGCGTTGTCGAAGTTGTATTGCAGACGAATGCGCGTGAATTCACTTGGTTGCCAGATTAAGAGTGGAGATACGCGGTGACGATCAGCACGGAACGGATCACGCTGCCGTCCGCCAATGCTTTGTCCGCTACTCCCTGCATATTCATACCGAACGCCGGTGGCCCAACCACCGTAACTCCCATAATAGAAGCCATAGAGTAACTGTGAGTATGCGCCCCAGTCTTCCAGAGTCCGTCCAGGAATGGTCGTGACCTCACCAGGTTCATCTTCATGCCTCAGTGTGAAGCGATCGGCGTGATAATCGCGTCGCATCAGCTCCGTCTGCCACGTGACAAACGGCCAGCCTCGGAAGCTGTTGTTGGGACGCCACCTCCACTTCATATCGACTCCGTAAATCCAGGTGTCTCCGCGTGGACCAGTGGCATTGGGGCCGTACAGGCCTGAAGCACCGATGTTGGTGCTCAGACCGTTGCGGAAATCGTAGAAATTTTCCCAACGCGCCAGGTAGGTAAAATCCTTCATCGCGCGGGTGTCGCGGTTGATGCGTGGACGAAAGCCAATGCTCTCATCGTTGAGGGCATGCTCATGCTCTTCGCCTTCCTCCTCATGTTCCGCTTCTTCTCCGCCACTGTGCTCGTGGCGACCGCCGAGGAAACTGGTCATGGTTTCACCGTTGGCGTTTTGCATGCCGACGTGAATGATGGAACTAAAGTTGTCCGCTTTCCACCAACCAGGGAGCAACTTTGGCAACAGCACAGAGGCACGAAAACCTGGGGCTCGGATACCATCGGGACCAAACAGGCGGTTATTGACAATCGGTTGATCGATCCAGTCCCACTGATGCGGGTGGCGTGGATTGATCTGGCCGAACTCGGTGAGAAAGTGGCCGACCTCAAGCTGCAACCCATATGGGAGACTTCGCGTGGTTAGGAATGCTTCTTCAAGTTCAAGGTTTGTCTCTCCGCTTTGCGCGTCAAGAAATGTGGTGATATAGGCGCGCGCTTCGAAGTAGGGATCCACGATACCAGAGAGACCCAGCTCACCTTCCGCAAGAGTGAAGCCACGCTTACGGGGATCATGCCCGCCACCCTGCAATGTCTGGATGACACTATCTCGTTTAGATGA encodes:
- a CDS encoding ATP-binding cassette domain-containing protein yields the protein MTVRRETHAEPGSQRNGEPEIGKERNSPILPVSASPFPPPLSHFPSFPSSDGPVAWLDPVGIFLSLLCAVHCLLAPLLITLLPLAGLGFLAGEQTEAVFVLTTLAVAVASLSWGFRVHRHQRVLLTLGAAAAMVLLGRFSLADSPYEIALVTTGAALLVVSHTLNLHLCRTCVVCREEAVAVSGDIILKTTSLALGYGEHVVLRDLNFQIQAGEFWFFLGQNGGGKSTLLRAVLGLLPPLSGSLQLHPTLASRERTGFVPQRCDLNHTLPITVREFVELGLVGLRVDRTDRKQRLTWALEKMGLLGLDDKSYWALSGGQHQRALVARALIRRPALLVLDEPTNNLDLPTEDALLRLLAALNHSEQQTILFVTHNIELATRYATHVGLLYSGQMLAGARETVLTPGNLARIYGGELLLATDSSGHVVPAITNGAVS
- a CDS encoding transcriptional repressor yields the protein MKQRQPISLMSQLRSTIRNSGLRSTAPRVAVFQYLQETTTPMSHAEIFEALEEKGFDRATIYRNLIDLTEVGLLLRTDVGDHVWRFELRPEGQRGHQSEHPHFMCTDCGEVACLPDVNVRISPTRGIPRALAAKNVVIQMKGLCDRCAA
- a CDS encoding metal ABC transporter permease, coding for MIANFLASWPLFHNAYLSGWLIGILLSLIGVLVVARDQIFIGAAVSQAATMGIAIGMVIGSLLTHDENSWVRSHIFHGIMGGLLAILAALFTARGSKAAGRESHEAVTGWVFLLSVSCSVLLLAHSPHGLEEVNHILSSTIVGATAMDVWLFSALILLTAGALAWWYQPALLVVLDPEMARAVGVPVGRWDALLSIWLGVAIGFSIHVSGVVYAFACLVLPALIAKNLGREIRTMFFLAPLVSFAAGLVSFVLANHYDFPPGQMATANLCLLLAIAWFVHYARLSLPRREQLP
- a CDS encoding zinc ABC transporter substrate-binding protein, giving the protein MLNRTLRMIGIFLVVLLLGSSALAQSLKVCATVPELGSLAREIGGERVTVVTFAKGTEDPHFLEAKPSFIKSLSECDAYIQIGMDLEIGWAPVLLRESRNGNVLAGARGHINASTAITPREVPTVAVDRSMGDVHPFGNPHYLLDPLNGLRVAGLIRERFSEIQPASQQYFTDRYTSFRQRLGNALVGESLAKKYDIEKLAALFEHGKLDDFLKSHNEQGLLGGWFALLQPHHGAKLVADHNMWPYFAERYGLSLVGTLEPKPGIPPTTAHLGEIVDVMKANNVRAVLATAYYDIRYADFVSQNTGAKVVPMAHQAGARPGTDEYLNMADYNVRQLAAALGSVK